From a single bacterium genomic region:
- a CDS encoding NAD-dependent epimerase/dehydratase family protein, with translation MARVLVTGGAGFIGSHLVAALAADSNEVVVLDNLSTGHEANLAELRGRIRLEVGDLRDGAAVGHAMQGCAYVFHEGALASVPRSVKDPVTTNDVNVTGTLNVLTAARAAGV, from the coding sequence ATGGCCAGAGTCCTCGTCACCGGCGGCGCGGGTTTCATCGGCAGCCACCTCGTGGCCGCGCTCGCCGCTGACAGCAACGAGGTCGTCGTGCTCGACAACCTCTCGACCGGGCACGAGGCGAACCTCGCGGAACTGCGCGGACGGATCCGCCTGGAGGTCGGCGACCTGCGCGATGGCGCGGCCGTCGGGCATGCCATGCAGGGCTGCGCCTACGTCTTCCACGAGGGCGCGCTCGCTTCGGTGCCGCGCTCGGTCAAGGACCCGGTGACGACCAACGACGTCAACGTCACCGGCACTCTCAACGTGCTGACGGCGGCCCGGGCCGCGGGCGTG